A genomic segment from Actinomadura hallensis encodes:
- a CDS encoding TerD family protein: MTDLPPGANAPLPAPRVTATVSCAVPVDVSALLVGPDLRVRSDADLVFFNAPEGPGVRWADAGGRQRVRLDLDAVPADVHAVLIAVSLAGAGTFGAMPPPQARLTDDEGETAASFTVPGLGPERAIVALEIYRRDGRWKVRAVGQGYTGGLAELVEAHGVEVDDPGEQDAAMGTAMGTAVGTAPPAPAVGAPPPPREPSPPQRSSPEPPPRPPSPQPPPSPEGEQPVPQAPSPSEVGYLERCWLVWEDASRSLAAFRAATEHALTLRNDEIAGRAPRGRFEELMRAADERLRADAAQLRDELARVEPQVTAEMAPFDAPSWLTWRPGSDLAEGMLLGRLTIEEMPGLRVPLVLRLPWRRGVWISRGAVPGDSAAYAWSLVTRFLAAVPPGLAGLEVIDAAGLSGAGWLHEFDPVTGARLLGGGVATGPAAAERLRRLLDLVDLRRIGGDPPAGVADGPPVRLAVILDAGAAVAGEEAHHLLRLVEDGPLVGVPVLLVETDTPAEDSVRALRVRQSCNDLPSGEGMIGDSWVGAGWTLTPEVLPDAAGGTRPPALLTHVLTVHARAIAARD, encoded by the coding sequence ATGACCGACCTGCCGCCGGGCGCCAACGCGCCCCTGCCCGCCCCGCGGGTGACCGCCACCGTCTCCTGCGCGGTGCCCGTGGACGTGAGCGCCCTGCTCGTCGGCCCCGACCTCCGGGTGCGCTCCGACGCCGACCTGGTGTTCTTCAACGCCCCGGAGGGGCCGGGCGTGCGCTGGGCCGACGCCGGGGGACGGCAGCGCGTCCGGCTCGACCTCGACGCGGTCCCCGCCGACGTCCACGCGGTGCTGATCGCGGTGAGCCTGGCGGGGGCCGGAACGTTCGGCGCGATGCCCCCGCCGCAGGCGCGGCTGACGGACGACGAGGGGGAGACCGCGGCCTCGTTCACCGTCCCCGGACTCGGCCCGGAACGGGCCATCGTCGCGCTGGAAATCTACCGCCGGGACGGCCGGTGGAAGGTGCGCGCCGTCGGGCAGGGCTACACCGGCGGCCTCGCCGAACTGGTCGAGGCGCACGGCGTGGAGGTGGACGACCCGGGCGAGCAGGACGCGGCCATGGGCACCGCCATGGGCACGGCGGTGGGCACCGCCCCGCCGGCCCCGGCCGTGGGCGCCCCGCCGCCCCCGCGGGAGCCGTCCCCACCGCAGCGGTCATCCCCGGAGCCCCCACCACGGCCACCTTCACCACAGCCACCGCCGTCACCGGAGGGGGAGCAGCCCGTCCCGCAGGCGCCGTCCCCCTCGGAGGTCGGCTACCTGGAACGCTGCTGGCTGGTCTGGGAGGACGCCAGCCGCTCCCTGGCCGCGTTCCGCGCCGCCACCGAGCACGCGCTGACCCTGCGCAACGACGAGATCGCGGGCCGGGCGCCGCGCGGCCGCTTCGAGGAGCTGATGCGGGCCGCGGACGAGCGGCTGCGCGCCGACGCCGCGCAGCTGCGCGACGAGCTGGCCCGGGTGGAGCCGCAGGTCACCGCGGAGATGGCGCCGTTCGACGCGCCGTCCTGGCTGACCTGGCGGCCGGGGTCCGACCTGGCCGAGGGCATGCTGCTGGGGCGGCTGACCATCGAGGAGATGCCGGGCCTGCGGGTGCCGCTGGTGCTGCGGCTGCCGTGGCGGCGCGGCGTGTGGATCTCGCGGGGCGCGGTGCCCGGCGACTCGGCCGCCTACGCCTGGTCGCTGGTGACCCGGTTCCTCGCCGCCGTCCCGCCCGGCCTGGCCGGCCTGGAGGTGATCGACGCGGCGGGCCTGTCGGGCGCGGGCTGGCTGCACGAGTTCGACCCGGTGACCGGCGCCCGGCTGCTGGGCGGCGGCGTCGCCACGGGCCCCGCCGCTGCGGAGCGCCTCCGCCGCCTGCTCGACCTGGTGGACCTGCGCCGGATCGGCGGCGACCCGCCCGCCGGGGTGGCGGACGGCCCGCCGGTCCGCCTCGCGGTGATCCTCGACGCGGGCGCCGCGGTCGCGGGGGAGGAGGCGCACCACCTGCTCCGCCTGGTGGAGGACGGACCGCTCGTCGGCGTCCCGGTGCTGCTGGTCGAGACCGACACCCCCGCCGAGGACTCCGTCCGGGCCCTGCGCGTCCGGCAGTCCTGCAACGACCTCCCGTCCGGCGAGGGCATGATCGGCGACTCGTGGGTGGGCGCGGGATGGACCCTCACCCCCGAGGTCCTCCCCGACGCCGCCGGCGGCACCCGTCCCCCGGCCCTGCTCACCCACGTCCTCACCGTCCACGCCCGCGCCATCGCCGCCCGCGACTAG
- a CDS encoding TerD family protein, protein MTVSMVKGQRISLEKPGGLSMVRMGLGWDAVKKKGFFGARERDIDLDASCVLFADGRIADVVYFGKLVSDDGSVRHTGDNLTGQGDGDDESVVVDLNRLPVHVTSLVFTVSSFNGQTFDEVENAFCRLVNEADGGEMARYTLSGGGAHTAMVMARLYRHGDGWKMNAIGEPCHGRTFEDMLPTIAGLA, encoded by the coding sequence GTGACCGTCTCGATGGTGAAGGGCCAGCGGATCTCGCTGGAGAAGCCCGGCGGGCTGAGCATGGTCCGGATGGGGCTCGGCTGGGACGCGGTGAAGAAGAAGGGCTTCTTCGGGGCGCGGGAGCGGGACATCGACCTCGACGCGTCCTGCGTGCTCTTCGCCGACGGCAGGATCGCCGACGTGGTCTACTTCGGCAAGCTCGTCAGCGACGACGGCTCGGTGCGGCACACCGGGGACAACCTGACCGGGCAGGGCGACGGCGACGACGAGTCGGTGGTGGTCGACCTGAACCGGCTCCCGGTGCACGTCACGTCGCTGGTGTTCACCGTCAGCTCCTTCAACGGGCAGACGTTCGACGAGGTCGAGAACGCCTTCTGCCGGCTCGTCAACGAGGCCGACGGCGGTGAGATGGCCCGGTACACGCTGAGCGGCGGCGGCGCCCACACCGCGATGGTCATGGCCCGCCTCTACCGGCACGGCGACGGCTGGAAGATGAACGCGATCGGCGAGCCGTGCCACGGCCGCACGTTCGAGGACATGCTGCCGACGATCGCCGGTCTCGCCTGA